A window of the Microbacterium sp. AZCO genome harbors these coding sequences:
- the uvrC gene encoding excinuclease ABC subunit UvrC, translating into MGVATRTPTVAYKPKPGEIPTNPGVYRFRDADGRVLYVGKAKNLRARLSNYFAPLHTLHERTRRMVTTAASVEWTVVPTDVDSLQLEYQWIKEFDPPFNVRYKDDKSYPFMAITLADEAPRVIVTRNRRIKGAKYFGPYPKVWAVHDTIDLMIKVFPIRTCSDSSYKKAMATGRPCFPGQIGRCGGPCSMKVTVEEHRAIVDDFIAFMSGGDQRFTRELTARMREASAAMDYEAAAVYRDKLQAIDAVLNKSALVLAPDTDADLFGIAEDELAATVQHFVIRGGRVRGVRATTIEKELDITGAELVDQVLQRTYGGAAEADIPKQVLVPALPDDAADLEEWLRERRGRNVSIQVAQRGRKAELMKTATLNAQQALMLHKTRRTSDYVARTQALTDLQEALDLAEAPLRIECYDVSHLGGTNVVASMVVFEDGLPRKDQYRSFKVDETTDDTDSLYQVLTRRLAHVDRDDALSDSEEGEQVPTARALSDAAVLQEPVVTERRRPRFAYRPQLLVVDGGKPQVEAAARALRDAGHEEIALCGIAKRLEEVWLPGEDFPVILPRTSEALYLLQRLRDEAHRFAITHQRKRRRRDIQSVLAEVPGLGEARIRALLRHFGSVAALKQATVEQIEELPGVGPKLAASIHSHLLQP; encoded by the coding sequence ATGGGCGTCGCCACCCGCACCCCGACTGTCGCGTACAAGCCGAAGCCGGGGGAGATCCCCACCAATCCCGGCGTCTACCGCTTCCGTGACGCCGACGGCCGTGTGCTCTACGTCGGCAAGGCGAAGAACCTCCGCGCACGACTGTCGAACTACTTCGCCCCGCTGCACACGCTCCACGAGCGCACGCGGCGGATGGTCACGACCGCGGCATCCGTGGAATGGACCGTCGTCCCCACCGACGTCGACTCGCTGCAGCTCGAGTACCAGTGGATCAAGGAGTTCGACCCGCCCTTCAACGTCCGCTACAAGGACGACAAGTCGTACCCGTTCATGGCGATCACGCTCGCCGACGAGGCGCCCCGAGTCATCGTGACGCGCAACCGCCGCATCAAGGGGGCGAAGTACTTCGGCCCGTACCCCAAGGTATGGGCCGTCCACGACACGATCGACCTCATGATCAAGGTCTTCCCGATCCGGACGTGCAGCGACTCGTCCTACAAGAAGGCCATGGCGACGGGGCGGCCCTGCTTCCCCGGCCAGATCGGCCGCTGCGGCGGTCCGTGCTCGATGAAGGTCACGGTCGAGGAGCACCGCGCGATCGTCGACGACTTCATCGCCTTCATGTCGGGCGGCGATCAGCGGTTCACCCGCGAGCTCACCGCGCGCATGCGCGAGGCCTCCGCCGCGATGGACTACGAGGCGGCCGCGGTCTACCGCGACAAGCTGCAGGCGATCGACGCCGTGCTCAACAAGAGCGCCCTCGTGCTGGCGCCCGACACGGATGCCGATCTCTTCGGCATCGCGGAGGACGAGCTCGCGGCGACCGTGCAGCACTTCGTGATCCGCGGCGGCCGCGTGCGCGGCGTGCGCGCGACGACGATCGAGAAGGAGCTCGACATCACCGGCGCCGAGCTCGTCGACCAGGTGCTGCAGCGCACCTACGGCGGTGCGGCGGAGGCCGACATCCCGAAGCAGGTGCTCGTCCCGGCGCTTCCCGATGACGCCGCCGACCTCGAGGAGTGGCTCCGCGAGCGCCGTGGCCGCAACGTGTCGATCCAGGTGGCGCAGCGCGGCCGCAAGGCCGAGCTGATGAAGACCGCGACGCTCAACGCGCAGCAGGCCCTCATGCTGCACAAGACGCGCCGCACGAGCGACTACGTCGCCCGCACGCAGGCGCTCACCGACCTGCAGGAGGCCCTCGACCTCGCCGAGGCGCCCCTCCGCATCGAGTGCTACGACGTCTCGCACCTCGGCGGCACGAATGTCGTGGCGTCGATGGTGGTCTTCGAGGACGGCCTGCCCCGGAAGGACCAGTACCGCTCGTTCAAGGTCGACGAGACGACCGACGACACCGACTCGCTCTATCAGGTGCTCACGCGCCGCCTGGCCCATGTCGATCGCGACGACGCCCTCTCCGATTCGGAGGAGGGGGAACAGGTCCCCACGGCCCGGGCGCTGAGCGACGCGGCCGTTCTCCAGGAACCGGTCGTGACCGAGCGCCGCCGCCCGCGCTTCGCCTACCGCCCGCAGCTGCTCGTCGTCGACGGCGGCAAGCCCCAGGTCGAGGCCGCCGCCCGCGCGCTGCGCGACGCCGGCCACGAGGAGATCGCGCTGTGCGGCATCGCGAAGCGTCTCGAGGAGGTGTGGCTGCCGGGGGAGGACTTCCCCGTCATCCTGCCCCGGACGAGCGAGGCCCTGTACCTCCTCCAGCGCCTGCGCGACGAGGCGCACCGATTCGCCATCACGCACCAGCGCAAGCGCCGGCGCCGCGACATCCAGAGCGTGCTCGCGGAGGTCCCGGGTCTCGGCGAGGCGCGCATCCGCGCGCTGCTGCGGCACTTCGGCTCCGTCGCCGCCCTCAAGCAGGCCACGGTCGAGCAGATCGAGGAGCTTCCCGGCGTCGGGCCCAAGCTCGCGGCATCCATTCACTCGCATCTGCTCCAGCCGTGA